A segment of the Marinomonas posidonica IVIA-Po-181 genome:
TGAACTTTGAGGGTGAGGATAGTAATGTGGTATTCGTTGAGGAAAGGAATCAGTTACGACCCGCGACGGAAGATGAAAAGCAGCTGATTGCTAAGGTAGGTTAATGATATGACGACGCGGTGGACAGTATTATGTGAACAAGCCGATTTGATTGAAGGCGCGGGGATTGCTGCCATGTTAGATGGACAACAGTTGGCGTTATTTTATGTCCCTGAATCTGAGCAAAAAGTGTTTGCCATCAGTAATTGGGATCCAATAGGGAAGGCAAACGTCTTGTCTCGAGGATTATTAGCAAATTTGAAAGACCAGTGGTCCGTTGCCAGTCCTCTTTATAAGCAGCATTATGAATTGTTGTCTGGACAATGCCTTGAAGAAGAGGGTGTGCAGATACCAACTTGGTCGGTGAAATTGGAAACGGGTAAAGTCTTAGTGGCCTGTGAGTGATCCTTCATAGACCTCTAAGGCCACTCTTTGCACTTAAATGGTGCCAATTTGGCATTAGGTATGAGGCAAGGTTTGAGCTTGAATCACCTGAAGCCCTGTTATGATGTTTTTATTCTACTTGGCCTGTTAATTGCTTAGTTATAAGTAACTGATGCACCTTGAGCCAAAGTTGGTTTACTAATAAAGCAATCAGATATTACAAAAGGCAACGAAGCCCAATCACTCTATTAGAGTGGTTGGGCTTTTTTTGTCTTCGACAAAAGTAAAGGATGAGAATATGGCTCAGGCTTTTCAAAAAACAACCTGTCCTTACTGTGGTGTTGGCTGTGGTGTGAATATGGTTTTGCCGAGTGCAGATAATGACCCTGTTCCACCAGTGTCGGGGGATGAAATGCACCCGGCAAACTTTGGTCGATTGTGCGTTAAAGGGAGCAGTTTGGCGCAAACATTGATTGATCATGATAGGTTGCTTACGCCAAGTATTCACGGGCACTCGGCTTCTTGGGATGAGGCTTTAGACACCATTAGTGACAAGATTGCTCAAGTGGTAAAAGACCATGGTCCTGATGCTTTTGCATTTTACTTGTCGGGTCAAATCCTGACGGAAGATTATTATGTGGCTAATAAGTTAGCGAAAGGTTTTATTGGTACGGCAAAC
Coding sequences within it:
- the nirD gene encoding nitrite reductase small subunit NirD, encoding MTTRWTVLCEQADLIEGAGIAAMLDGQQLALFYVPESEQKVFAISNWDPIGKANVLSRGLLANLKDQWSVASPLYKQHYELLSGQCLEEEGVQIPTWSVKLETGKVLVACE